One Psychrosphaera aestuarii DNA window includes the following coding sequences:
- the rfbB gene encoding dTDP-glucose 4,6-dehydratase, which translates to MNKTIFITGGAGFIGSALVRYLINETTHTVINFDKLTYAGNLESLVSVEQSPRYHFVKGDICDKALVEATFKQYQPDFIMHLAAESHVDRSIDGPGEFIETNIVGTYALLEASRIYYSKMDDEQKARFRFHHISTDEVYGDLGETGLFTEETSYEPSSPYSASKAASDHLVRAWGRTYNLPIVVTNCSNNYGPYHFPEKLIPLVILNALEGKALPIYGDGKQVRDWLFVEDHARALYKVVSDGALGETYNIGGFNEKQNIEVVRTICSILNELVADKPAGVESFEELITYVKDRPGHDVRYAIDASKINKELGWHPEETFESGIRKTVQWYLDNQVWCKNVQDGSYQRERLGSE; encoded by the coding sequence ATGAACAAAACAATTTTTATTACGGGTGGTGCAGGCTTTATAGGCTCCGCTTTAGTTCGTTATTTAATTAACGAAACAACTCATACAGTTATCAATTTTGATAAGTTGACCTATGCCGGTAACTTAGAGTCGCTTGTTTCTGTAGAGCAGTCGCCTCGTTACCACTTTGTAAAAGGTGATATATGTGACAAGGCGCTGGTAGAAGCGACGTTCAAGCAATACCAACCTGATTTTATTATGCATTTGGCGGCAGAGAGCCACGTTGATCGTTCAATTGATGGACCAGGTGAATTCATTGAAACTAATATAGTTGGAACTTATGCACTTTTAGAAGCATCGCGTATTTATTATTCAAAAATGGATGATGAACAAAAAGCCAGATTTAGATTTCATCATATATCGACAGACGAAGTTTATGGCGATTTAGGTGAAACTGGTTTGTTTACCGAAGAAACGTCATATGAACCTAGCTCTCCATATTCTGCGAGCAAGGCAGCATCTGATCATTTAGTGCGTGCATGGGGAAGAACTTATAACTTACCGATTGTTGTTACTAACTGTTCAAATAATTATGGCCCATACCACTTCCCGGAAAAACTAATTCCTTTAGTGATTTTAAATGCTCTTGAGGGCAAGGCTCTACCTATTTACGGTGACGGCAAGCAGGTTCGTGATTGGTTGTTTGTTGAAGATCACGCTCGGGCTTTATATAAAGTCGTTAGCGACGGAGCCTTAGGTGAAACTTACAACATAGGCGGTTTTAATGAGAAGCAAAATATTGAAGTAGTGCGAACTATTTGCAGTATTTTAAATGAACTGGTAGCCGATAAGCCGGCCGGTGTTGAAAGCTTTGAAGAGTTAATTACCTACGTTAAGGATCGTCCAGGTCATGACGTTCGCTACGCAATAGACGCGTCAAAAATCAATAAAGAGTTAGGTTGGCACCCTGAAGAAACTTTCGAGTCTGGTATTCGTAAAACGGTACAGTGGTACTTGGATAATCAAGTTTGGTGTAAAAACGTGCAAGATGGCAGTTATCAGCGTGAGCGACTAGGCAGCGAATAA
- the rfbC gene encoding dTDP-4-dehydrorhamnose 3,5-epimerase, producing MNIIETTIPDVKILEPKVFGDERGFFLETFRTDWFKANIADVDFVQDNHSKSAQGILRGLHYQTEQTQGKLVRVVSGEVYDVAVDMRAGSATYGQSFGTLLSAENKRQLWVPAGFAHGFYVTSESAEFVYKCTDYYAPQFEQSVLWNDPQLEIDWPLVNGQAPLLSDKDKNGLPFSEAPSF from the coding sequence GTGAACATTATTGAAACCACTATTCCCGATGTCAAGATTCTAGAGCCTAAAGTGTTCGGGGACGAACGCGGATTTTTTCTAGAGACATTTCGAACTGACTGGTTTAAAGCTAACATTGCGGATGTTGATTTTGTCCAAGATAACCACAGTAAATCTGCACAAGGTATATTACGCGGATTACATTACCAAACTGAACAAACGCAAGGTAAGTTGGTTCGTGTTGTATCTGGTGAAGTGTATGATGTTGCGGTAGACATGAGAGCAGGTAGTGCAACTTATGGGCAAAGTTTTGGAACATTATTGTCAGCAGAAAATAAACGTCAACTGTGGGTTCCTGCTGGTTTTGCACATGGCTTTTATGTAACTTCAGAAAGCGCAGAGTTCGTCTATAAGTGCACAGACTATTACGCACCCCAATTCGAACAAAGTGTACTTTGGAATGATCCTCAATTAGAAATTGATTGGCCTCTCGTAAACGGCCAAGCGCCATTGTTATCAGATAAGGATAAGAATGGATTACCCTTTTCAGAAGCCCCGAGCTTCTAG
- the rfbA gene encoding glucose-1-phosphate thymidylyltransferase RfbA — translation MNRKGIILAGGSGTRLYPLTKVVSKQLMPVYDKPMVYYPLATLMQAGIQEILVIATPEEVGRFEELLGNGDNFGVKIEYQVQPSPDGLAQAFILAEEFLDGAAAALVLGDNMFYGHDLVKSLKAANEQEVGGTVFGYHVSNPKSYGVVEFDDAGNAISIEEKPAQPKSNYAVPGLYFFDSRVVEFAKNVKPSARGELEITDVIQQYLDAGELKVEIMGRGTAWLDTGTHDDLLAAAQFIATIDKRQGLKVNCPEEVAFRNGWLSAEKLKEIAQPLRKSGYGEYLLKLIDEKVFS, via the coding sequence ATGAATAGAAAAGGAATTATTTTAGCCGGTGGCAGCGGCACTCGATTATACCCGCTGACCAAAGTTGTAAGTAAACAATTAATGCCAGTATACGATAAACCAATGGTTTATTATCCACTTGCAACGTTAATGCAAGCTGGAATACAGGAAATACTAGTTATTGCTACACCTGAAGAGGTTGGGCGCTTTGAAGAGTTATTAGGTAATGGCGATAATTTTGGCGTTAAGATTGAATACCAAGTTCAGCCAAGCCCTGATGGCTTAGCGCAAGCATTTATTCTGGCGGAAGAGTTTCTTGATGGTGCAGCAGCTGCGCTCGTGCTCGGGGATAATATGTTTTATGGCCACGACCTTGTTAAGTCTTTAAAAGCTGCAAATGAACAAGAGGTTGGTGGTACGGTCTTTGGATACCATGTTTCAAATCCAAAGTCTTATGGTGTTGTTGAGTTTGATGATGCGGGGAATGCAATAAGTATTGAAGAAAAGCCAGCTCAACCAAAGTCAAATTATGCGGTGCCGGGTTTGTATTTTTTCGATAGTCGAGTGGTAGAGTTTGCAAAAAATGTAAAACCTTCAGCTCGTGGTGAATTAGAAATAACTGATGTAATTCAGCAATATCTAGATGCTGGCGAATTAAAAGTCGAGATCATGGGCCGTGGAACGGCATGGCTGGACACCGGTACACACGATGATTTATTGGCTGCTGCTCAATTTATTGCCACCATCGACAAAAGGCAAGGATTAAAGGTTAACTGCCCAGAAGAAGTAGCATTTAGAAACGGCTGGTTATCTGCTGAGAAATTAAAAGAAATAGCGCAGCCTCTTCGAAAAAGTGGCTACGGTGAGTACTTGCTTAAACTAATAGATGAAAAGGTATTTTCGTGA